From the genome of Rhinatrema bivittatum chromosome 18, aRhiBiv1.1, whole genome shotgun sequence, one region includes:
- the TTC1 gene encoding tetratricopeptide repeat protein 1: MASVAATIEGAEQSLPPPAAQGQVVASEEGGDSRSPSAAEQEEDEDFYDCSEEPVRGASGEGPVTGTDSGDQDSGEPAGSGPGPGPGLGQEASKEPAGAKPGQEASGKHEATEPGQEDVREAPVSGESGDHETELAEEFLLESEKDLTEEERQRRQEESTTLKERGNEQFKKGEYTEADSLYTQALQICPACFQKERSILFSNRGAARMKQDKTDSAITDCSKAIELNPDYIRAILRRAELYEKTEKLDEALADYKSVLEKDALVPQAREACMRLPKQIEERNERLKEEMLSKLKDLGNLVLRPFGLSTANFQINQDSSSGSYSVNFVQNPNNNNR, from the exons ATGGCTTCCGTCGCGGCGACAATAGAGGGAGCGGAGCAGTCCCTGCCCCCACCTGCAGCCCAAGGCCAGGTTGTTGCCTCCGAGGAGGGGGGAGATTCCCGGTCTCCTTCGGCCGCGGAGCAGGAAGAGGACGAGGACTTCTATGACTGCAGCGAGGAGCCGGTCCGCGGAGCCTCCGGGGAGGGCCCGGTGACAGGGACCGACTCCGGGGACCAGGACTCCGGCGAGCCTGCGGGGTcggggcctgggcctgggcctgggctcggGCAGGAAGCATCAAAGGAGCCCGCGGGGGCCAAGCCCGGGCAGGAAGCCTCCGGAAAGCATGAGGCGACCGAACCCGGGCAGGAAGATGTAAGGGAGGCCCCAGTGTCTGGGGAATCGGGGGACCACGAGACGGAGTTAGCGGAGGAATTCTTATTGGAATCAGAGAAAGACTTGACCGAAGAGGAGAGACAA AGAAGACAAGAGGAGAGTACTACcttaaaagaaagaggaaatgagcaatttaaaaaaggag AGTACACAGAGGCAGACTCCTTGTACACACAAGCGCTCCAGATCTGTCCAGCTTGCTTCCAAAAAGAGAGGTCCATCCTGTTCTCTAACAGAGGCGCTGCCAGGATGAAACAG GACAAGACCGATTCTGCCATAACTGACTGCAGTAAAG cGATTGAATTAAATCCTGATTATATCCGCGCTATACTGAGGAGAGCAGAGCTGTATGAGAAAACAGAGAAGCTGGATGAAGCCCTGGCCGATTATAAATCGGTGTTGGAGAAAGATGCTTTGGTGCCCCAGGCCCGAGAAGCCTGCATG cggttaCCCAAACAGATCGAGGAAAGGAACGAAAGACTAAAGGAAGAAATGTTAA GTAAGCTGAAGGATCTTGGGAACTTGGTGCTCCGACCATTTGGACTGTCAACGGCAAACTTTCAGATCAATCAGGACTCCTCAAGTGGCTCATATTCTGTCAATTTTGTGCAAaaccccaacaacaacaacagataA